From Nitrosopumilus sp., the proteins below share one genomic window:
- the dnaJ gene encoding molecular chaperone DnaJ, whose protein sequence is MSAKRDYYEVLGVSKTTSPEEIKKQYRKLALKFHPDRNKSDEAAEHFKEISEAYAVLSDPEKKQIYDQHGHAGVDGRYSSEDIFQGARGDFSDIFGRGGGGFESIFESIFGRGGGGGFGFNQQRGSDILYQTSVTLEDVLHGKKMEIEINKQIQCNTCNGTGCKPGTNKKTCSSCNGQGQVRQSRNMGFASFVTAVPCSSCRGNGTIIETPCDDCKGRAIKQGSKKVTFEIPPGIDSGDYTVQNEGNEIPNGSNGDLIIRVRVQPHSIFKRDGKDIFYDHNVSMVDAALGCDIIVPTLEGSEKIKVDSGSQPNTIVKLKGKGVPYINSRGRGDQYVRIVVNIPQKLNKQQKKLLDEFKKISE, encoded by the coding sequence ATGAGTGCAAAACGTGATTACTATGAGGTTTTAGGAGTTTCAAAAACAACTTCGCCAGAAGAGATTAAAAAACAATATAGAAAATTAGCTTTAAAATTTCATCCAGATCGAAATAAATCTGATGAGGCTGCAGAACATTTTAAAGAAATTTCAGAAGCATATGCCGTTTTATCAGATCCTGAAAAAAAACAAATCTATGATCAACATGGTCATGCAGGTGTAGATGGACGATATAGTAGTGAAGATATTTTTCAAGGTGCACGTGGTGATTTCAGTGATATATTTGGTCGTGGTGGAGGCGGATTTGAATCCATTTTTGAATCAATATTTGGTCGTGGTGGAGGCGGAGGATTTGGATTTAATCAACAAAGAGGCTCTGATATTCTTTACCAAACTTCTGTGACATTGGAGGATGTTTTACATGGTAAAAAAATGGAAATTGAAATCAATAAACAAATCCAATGTAATACTTGCAATGGAACTGGTTGTAAACCCGGTACCAACAAGAAAACATGTTCTTCATGTAATGGTCAAGGACAAGTAAGACAGAGTAGAAATATGGGATTTGCTTCCTTTGTTACTGCTGTTCCATGTTCTTCATGTAGAGGCAATGGTACAATAATTGAAACTCCATGTGATGATTGTAAAGGAAGAGCCATTAAACAAGGTTCCAAAAAAGTAACTTTTGAAATTCCACCTGGGATAGATTCAGGTGATTACACTGTACAAAATGAAGGAAATGAGATCCCTAATGGTTCTAACGGTGATTTGATTATACGAGTTAGAGTTCAACCTCATTCAATATTTAAAAGAGATGGAAAAGATATTTTTTATGATCATAATGTTTCAATGGTTGACGCTGCTTTAGGCTGTGATATTATTGTTCCAACTCTTGAAGGTTCTGAAAAAATAAAAGTTGATTCTGGAAGTCAACCCAATACTATTGTAAAGCTTAAGGGAAAAGGAGTACCATACATAAATTCTAGAGGTAGAGGAGATCAATATGTTAGAATTGTGGTAAACATTCCTCAAAAACTCAATAAACAACAAAAAAAACTTCTAGATGAATTTAAAAAAATCAGTGAATAG
- the dnaK gene encoding molecular chaperone DnaK produces MTKIIGIDLGTSNSAAAVVMGGKPTIIPAAEGSTVGGKAFPSVVAFTKDGDLLVGEPARRQAVTNPDSTIVAAKRKMGTDYTFKIKDKEYKPQQISAFILQKIKADAESFVGEKVEKAVITVPAYFDDNQRQATKDAGTIAGLDVVRIINEPTAASLAYGLDKAKDDMKILVFDFGGGTLDVTIMEMGGGVFEVMSTSGDTQLGGTDMDKVLIDYIVDEFKKKEGIDLSNDSTAMTRIREASEKAKIELSTVMETDVNLPFIAHDPSTGAKNLELRITRAKLDELIRPIVERCKPSIIKALEDAKLSNSDISKIVMVGGPTRIPLVRKFVSEVVGQSVESGVDPMEAVAMGAAIQAGVIAGDVTSDIVLLDVTPLTLGIETLGGVREPLIERNTTIPTSKSKVFTTAADNQTAVTIHIVQGERPMATDNVSLGSFNLTDLPPAPRGIPQIEVKFDIDANGIINVTAKDLGTQKEAKITIESSSKLSKEEIEKLKEDAEKFSDEDKKKKEKIDLRNEAESYIYTTEKLVNHDLKDKISQEQGIKITDAVKEVKEVLDKEPSELKPKLETLQTLVNEVTTELYKNATPPPGPEGQQGSAEGQPNESSSTDENKSN; encoded by the coding sequence ATGACAAAAATAATTGGAATCGATTTAGGAACAAGTAACTCTGCTGCTGCAGTAGTTATGGGTGGAAAACCCACAATCATTCCTGCTGCTGAGGGTTCCACTGTAGGTGGTAAAGCATTTCCATCTGTAGTTGCGTTCACAAAAGACGGTGATCTATTAGTTGGAGAACCTGCAAGAAGACAGGCTGTAACTAATCCTGATAGTACAATTGTGGCAGCTAAAAGAAAGATGGGAACTGATTATACTTTTAAAATTAAAGATAAAGAATACAAACCACAACAAATCTCTGCTTTTATTCTCCAAAAGATTAAAGCTGATGCAGAATCTTTTGTTGGTGAAAAAGTTGAAAAAGCAGTAATTACTGTACCTGCATATTTTGATGATAATCAGAGACAGGCAACTAAGGATGCTGGAACAATTGCAGGTCTTGATGTTGTAAGAATAATCAATGAACCAACTGCAGCATCTTTGGCATATGGATTGGATAAAGCTAAAGATGATATGAAAATTTTGGTATTTGATTTTGGTGGTGGAACCTTAGATGTAACTATAATGGAAATGGGTGGTGGCGTATTTGAAGTAATGAGTACTTCTGGTGATACCCAATTAGGAGGAACTGATATGGATAAAGTTCTAATTGATTACATTGTAGATGAATTCAAGAAAAAGGAAGGAATTGATCTTTCAAATGATTCAACTGCAATGACAAGAATCAGAGAAGCATCTGAAAAAGCAAAAATTGAATTATCTACTGTGATGGAAACAGATGTTAATTTACCATTTATAGCACATGATCCATCAACTGGTGCAAAAAATCTTGAATTGAGAATTACAAGAGCAAAACTAGATGAATTAATTCGACCAATTGTTGAACGATGTAAGCCTTCAATTATTAAAGCATTAGAAGATGCAAAACTTTCAAATTCTGATATTAGTAAAATTGTAATGGTTGGAGGTCCAACTAGAATTCCACTAGTTAGAAAATTTGTTAGTGAGGTTGTAGGTCAAAGTGTTGAATCAGGAGTTGATCCAATGGAAGCAGTAGCTATGGGAGCAGCAATTCAGGCAGGTGTTATTGCAGGAGATGTTACCAGTGATATTGTTTTACTTGATGTAACTCCATTAACTTTAGGAATTGAAACTCTAGGTGGTGTTAGAGAGCCACTAATTGAAAGAAATACAACAATCCCAACCTCTAAAAGCAAAGTTTTCACAACTGCTGCAGATAATCAAACTGCTGTAACTATCCATATTGTTCAAGGTGAGCGCCCTATGGCAACTGATAATGTATCTTTAGGAAGTTTCAATCTAACTGATTTACCACCAGCTCCTAGAGGAATCCCACAAATTGAAGTGAAATTTGATATTGATGCTAATGGAATAATTAATGTAACTGCTAAAGATCTTGGAACCCAAAAAGAAGCAAAAATTACTATAGAATCCAGTTCAAAACTATCTAAAGAAGAAATTGAAAAACTAAAAGAAGATGCAGAAAAGTTTTCTGATGAAGATAAAAAGAAGAAAGAAAAAATTGATCTTAGGAATGAAGCTGAAAGCTACATCTATACTACAGAAAAATTAGTTAATCATGATCTTAAAGATAAAATCTCTCAAGAACAAGGAATTAAAATTACTGATGCTGTTAAAGAAGTAAAAGAAGTCCTTGATAAAGAACCCTCTGAGTTAAAACCTAAACTAGAAACATTACAAACCCTTGTTAACGAAGTAACTACTGAGCTTTACAAAAATGCAACCCCACCACCTGGTCCAGAAGGACAACAAGGATCTGCTGAAGGACAACCTAATGAATCATCTTCAACTGATGAAAATAAATCCAATTAG
- a CDS encoding nucleotide exchange factor GrpE produces MSDEKNPDEIPVSVVKENKTEDNQLDQVLEDSKNKIEELEKLLDIEKKKSNETEEKLKHVLADFQNLNKKTQSDIERGVNAKIDEFVLDFLKIYDDFVRAKNVFSESKINTEGLESILKNMDSLLSKYNVVPIDALGEIFNPNLHEAISIISDPDLDDNTITKEIRKGYISHERVIRPTLVEISKKDDDKK; encoded by the coding sequence ATGTCTGATGAAAAAAATCCTGATGAAATACCTGTTAGTGTAGTAAAAGAAAATAAAACTGAAGATAATCAGCTTGATCAAGTATTAGAGGATTCAAAGAATAAAATTGAAGAACTAGAAAAATTATTGGACATTGAAAAGAAAAAATCAAATGAAACTGAAGAGAAATTAAAACATGTTTTAGCTGATTTTCAAAACCTAAATAAAAAAACACAATCCGATATTGAAAGGGGAGTTAATGCAAAAATTGATGAATTTGTTTTAGATTTTCTTAAAATATATGATGATTTTGTAAGAGCAAAAAATGTTTTTTCTGAAAGTAAAATTAACACTGAAGGTCTTGAATCAATTCTAAAAAATATGGATTCTTTATTGAGTAAATACAATGTAGTTCCTATTGATGCATTAGGTGAAATTTTTAATCCAAATTTGCATGAAGCTATTTCAATAATTTCTGATCCAGATTTAGATGATAATACAATTACAAAGGAGATCAGGAAAGGATATATTTCTCATGAGAGGGTTATAAGACCAACATTAGTAGAAATTTCAAAAAAGGATGATGATAAAAAATGA
- a CDS encoding DUF354 domain-containing protein: MKIWIDILTPKQLLFSEPIIEKLGKKHQLLCTSRDYGEVSKLAKIRNFDLIFVGKHGGGDKKSKLEASINRIEKLSKKIISFSPDIVISFCSPEAARISFGLGIKHIAFCDSPHADAVMRLTLPLIQKLLIPYAIPKNEFSKFGINQKNIISYKAIDAFVTIQRRTNNNERLPFYKNKQKNILIRIEEEEAAYTSKSSNIIPIIKKIIKDHNNKNIVILGRYTNQISNLQKILGKKVKVVKMRYDGKHLLNNTDIFIGSGGTMTAESALMGIPTISYNAVPNIIENFLVLKKLVKRETNPEKISNFIKRSFESKNNFSQKRAQKIVENMEDPIQKLIEIIKE, from the coding sequence TTGAAAATATGGATAGATATTCTTACTCCAAAACAATTATTGTTTTCAGAACCAATAATTGAGAAATTAGGGAAAAAACATCAACTTTTGTGCACTTCTAGAGATTATGGAGAAGTGTCAAAATTGGCAAAAATACGTAATTTTGACCTTATTTTTGTAGGAAAACATGGTGGAGGAGATAAAAAATCCAAGCTTGAAGCCAGCATAAACAGAATCGAAAAACTCTCCAAAAAAATAATATCATTTTCGCCGGATATTGTAATTAGTTTTTGTTCTCCTGAAGCAGCAAGAATTTCGTTTGGTTTGGGAATTAAGCATATAGCGTTTTGTGATTCTCCACATGCAGATGCTGTAATGAGATTAACCCTACCATTAATTCAAAAACTACTAATTCCTTATGCAATACCAAAAAATGAATTTAGTAAATTTGGAATTAACCAAAAAAATATAATTTCATATAAAGCAATAGATGCTTTTGTAACAATACAAAGGAGAACTAATAACAATGAAAGATTACCATTTTATAAAAATAAACAAAAGAATATTCTAATCAGAATTGAAGAAGAAGAAGCAGCATACACATCAAAATCAAGTAACATTATTCCAATTATTAAAAAAATTATAAAAGATCACAATAATAAAAATATTGTAATTTTAGGAAGATATACTAACCAAATTAGCAATCTTCAAAAAATTCTAGGTAAAAAAGTGAAAGTTGTTAAAATGAGATATGATGGAAAGCATTTGTTAAATAACACAGATATTTTTATAGGATCGGGTGGAACTATGACTGCTGAATCAGCTTTAATGGGAATTCCAACAATTTCATATAATGCAGTTCCAAACATTATTGAGAATTTTTTGGTATTAAAAAAACTGGTGAAAAGAGAAACAAATCCTGAAAAAATTTCTAATTTTATAAAAAGAAGTTTTGAATCAAAGAATAATTTTAGTCAAAAACGAGCACAAAAAATTGTAGAAAATATGGAAGATCCAATTCAAAAATTAATTGAGATTATCAAAGAATAG
- a CDS encoding NAD-binding protein — MTDIILGMGEVGETIYELLVERNFDCVGIDIDSSKCKNFSEISTIVNPEYLHVCLPGEIEEFEKTVLDFITKINDLKAVLIHSTVKPGTTKKIQEKSEIPILYSPVRGVHRRFLEDIKKYTKFISSDMNQLDSKIKLGLEQRFHKINWMSTTKTAELAKILVDTTYYGWLINYAQITKMICEKEGVDFDEMWKFADEIHEYLGNRPKMYPGIIGGHCVIPNLSLIEYDNLEIIKKINETFEKSKKE; from the coding sequence ATGACAGATATAATTTTAGGAATGGGAGAAGTCGGTGAAACCATCTATGAGTTACTAGTTGAGAGAAATTTTGATTGTGTAGGAATTGATATAGATAGTTCAAAATGCAAAAATTTTTCTGAAATATCTACGATTGTTAATCCTGAATATCTACATGTATGCTTGCCAGGAGAAATAGAAGAATTTGAAAAGACAGTCCTAGATTTCATTACCAAAATTAATGATTTAAAAGCTGTTTTGATTCATTCAACAGTTAAACCGGGAACAACAAAAAAAATTCAAGAAAAATCTGAAATTCCTATTTTGTATTCTCCAGTTAGAGGAGTTCATAGAAGATTTTTAGAGGATATTAAAAAATATACAAAATTTATTTCATCTGATATGAATCAGCTTGATTCAAAAATAAAATTGGGTTTAGAACAAAGATTTCATAAAATTAATTGGATGTCAACTACAAAAACAGCAGAGTTAGCAAAAATTTTAGTTGATACAACATATTATGGATGGCTAATAAATTATGCTCAAATTACAAAAATGATATGTGAAAAGGAAGGAGTTGATTTTGATGAAATGTGGAAATTTGCAGATGAAATTCATGAATACTTGGGCAATAGACCAAAAATGTATCCTGGAATTATAGGAGGACACTGTGTCATTCCGAATTTAAGTCTAATAGAATATGACAACTTGGAAATTATTAAAAAAATAAATGAAACGTTTGAAAAATCAAAAAAAGAATGA
- a CDS encoding ABC transporter permease, translated as MHPIIRLVNRNLTISLNPGFLIWQVIFPLIYIFVAGFAYAPLINDVPFGAKDLDYPAYLASGMIGFNIMNSTLVSGIIIWNDRRHGMFEQIMSGPFTRSHYILSNICTIGIVGLVSATLIALVGYPVFFESVEFSLITIPIIVFGAITGSVLFGSLASIISTRLRSSEGFNVIINTVFLFFAFVSTAFYPAAGAPEPLRSAFYLNPLTYLVDVIRAGIFGNITDFVIFEMLVLVGIASTLFIIASKLLTKLDF; from the coding sequence ATGCATCCAATAATTAGACTCGTAAATAGAAATCTGACAATTTCTCTAAATCCTGGATTTTTAATTTGGCAAGTTATATTCCCATTAATCTATATTTTTGTAGCAGGGTTTGCTTATGCACCTTTAATTAATGATGTACCTTTTGGAGCAAAAGATCTTGATTATCCTGCATATCTTGCTTCAGGTATGATTGGATTCAATATAATGAATAGTACTCTTGTTTCTGGAATTATTATTTGGAATGATAGACGACATGGAATGTTTGAACAGATAATGTCAGGACCGTTTACCAGAAGTCATTACATTCTGAGCAATATCTGTACTATAGGAATTGTTGGATTAGTAAGTGCAACTTTGATAGCCTTAGTTGGATATCCTGTATTTTTTGAATCAGTTGAATTTTCATTAATTACAATACCGATAATTGTATTTGGTGCAATTACTGGTTCTGTATTATTTGGTTCATTGGCATCAATCATTTCTACCAGATTACGCTCAAGTGAAGGATTTAACGTAATTATTAATACTGTTTTTCTTTTTTTTGCATTTGTTAGTACTGCATTTTATCCTGCTGCAGGTGCTCCAGAACCATTAAGATCAGCGTTTTATCTAAATCCATTAACATATCTTGTAGATGTAATTAGAGCTGGAATTTTTGGAAATATTACTGACTTTGTAATTTTTGAAATGTTGGTACTTGTAGGAATTGCATCCACTTTATTTATTATTGCTTCAAAACTTCTCACGAAACTAGATTTTTAA
- a CDS encoding ABC transporter ATP-binding protein: MSCINVENLTKSYGSVKAVNDLQLSVKSGQVFGFLGPNGAGKSTMIKLLTTLIPPTTGSLSILGIDAVANPLQIRHKIGVVLQQPSYEPTLSVEKSLDKYGMMWNVPKHERKQRIEQLLIDFDLVEIRKKRNEDLSIGQRRRVQVAREFMHDMELLFLDEPTVGLDPSARRNLLDYLKNKVKTGLTIFYTTHILSEAEYLCDEIAIIDKGKILTVDSPDALKNRFGKEKTIKIHLLKKQNEIISLLSKISDCRIDFENGTNIIIHSKKSELVLLQVLRILNENNIDIEDLSAVPTNLEEIFLKMMRDNASNN, from the coding sequence ATGTCTTGTATTAATGTAGAAAATTTAACAAAATCTTATGGTTCAGTAAAAGCTGTTAATGATTTACAATTATCAGTAAAATCAGGACAAGTTTTTGGATTTTTAGGTCCTAATGGGGCTGGGAAATCTACTATGATCAAACTTCTTACTACTTTGATTCCTCCTACTACTGGCTCTCTTTCTATATTAGGAATAGATGCTGTAGCAAATCCTCTTCAAATACGACACAAAATTGGAGTAGTGCTCCAACAACCAAGTTATGAGCCTACACTATCTGTAGAAAAATCTCTTGATAAATATGGAATGATGTGGAATGTACCAAAGCATGAACGTAAGCAAAGAATTGAACAACTTTTGATAGATTTTGATCTAGTTGAAATTCGAAAAAAAAGAAATGAGGATCTTTCCATTGGACAACGAAGAAGAGTTCAGGTAGCACGTGAATTTATGCATGATATGGAATTATTGTTTTTAGATGAACCTACTGTTGGTTTAGATCCTAGTGCAAGAAGAAATCTCTTAGATTATTTAAAAAATAAAGTAAAAACTGGCCTTACAATTTTTTATACAACACACATTCTATCCGAAGCAGAATATCTTTGTGATGAAATTGCAATTATTGACAAAGGTAAAATTCTAACAGTTGATTCACCTGATGCACTCAAGAATAGATTTGGTAAAGAAAAAACCATAAAAATCCACTTGTTGAAAAAACAAAATGAAATTATTTCTCTTTTATCAAAAATTTCTGATTGTAGAATTGATTTTGAGAATGGAACTAATATTATCATTCATTCTAAAAAATCTGAACTTGTATTGCTACAAGTCCTAAGAATACTTAATGAAAATAATATTGATATTGAAGACTTGTCAGCAGTTCCTACAAATCTTGAAGAAATATTTTTAAAAATGATGAGAGATAATGCATCCAATAATTAG
- a CDS encoding single-stranded DNA-binding protein, with protein MNKLIEQKPELTKGIIDELIKQKKEKIGAGYLTDQGALFLIASDYGVTLSEPLKAEMALKDLYAGAKEISLETRVLNLSPAKQFSRKDGSPFYLRTMTVYDTNSTASVKLWDEKANLPGIENLKPGDLIKIIKAYVKSDLDGSPTINIGSGSNIETTDTESEIPTIDTITKDVSELKEGQRDLVVSGMIDGIISEMQFTNSRGQPGKALRMRLKGKEGIGMRVVLWGKDESEIPNMISQSAKVRLLGVRVKSGNQGLEIHGNDATIIEIEGGKEAEPVIARVLSLSPSENGRNLILAVDNNRNLYNITDFSNSTSICVEGDVIECMPSKVYGNSITLDNNSFVRKLDNDESIPTISQIRTKINDVKVDGNYCIEAIVLKVPERREVQTKSGESILLSEMFVEDDTGQIWVKGWRNQARLVDKCELGEIVSITGLNSKAGLEGRIELFLTPFSKITKKN; from the coding sequence ATGAATAAATTGATCGAACAAAAACCAGAGTTAACAAAAGGGATTATTGATGAACTAATAAAGCAAAAAAAAGAAAAAATTGGTGCAGGTTATCTGACTGATCAAGGAGCACTATTTCTAATTGCTTCAGATTATGGAGTTACGTTATCAGAGCCCCTTAAAGCTGAAATGGCATTAAAAGATCTTTATGCAGGAGCCAAAGAGATCTCTTTAGAAACACGAGTTTTGAATCTTTCTCCCGCAAAACAATTTTCAAGAAAAGATGGTTCGCCATTTTATCTTAGAACAATGACAGTATACGATACAAATTCTACCGCTAGTGTGAAACTATGGGATGAAAAAGCCAATCTTCCAGGTATTGAAAATCTAAAACCGGGTGATTTAATTAAAATCATCAAAGCTTATGTAAAATCAGATCTTGATGGTTCACCAACAATCAATATTGGTTCAGGCTCCAATATTGAAACTACAGATACAGAAAGTGAAATTCCAACAATTGACACTATTACAAAGGATGTAAGTGAATTAAAGGAAGGTCAAAGAGATCTTGTTGTTTCAGGAATGATTGATGGGATAATTAGTGAAATGCAATTTACAAATTCTAGAGGGCAGCCTGGAAAAGCACTCAGAATGAGGCTCAAAGGAAAAGAAGGAATTGGCATGAGAGTTGTTTTATGGGGTAAAGACGAATCAGAAATTCCAAATATGATATCGCAATCAGCCAAAGTAAGATTACTTGGAGTCAGAGTAAAATCTGGAAATCAAGGATTGGAAATTCATGGAAATGATGCAACTATTATAGAAATTGAAGGTGGAAAAGAAGCTGAACCAGTAATAGCAAGAGTGCTTTCATTATCACCAAGCGAAAATGGAAGAAATTTAATTCTAGCAGTTGATAATAATAGAAACTTATACAACATCACGGATTTTTCAAACTCTACAAGTATTTGTGTTGAAGGTGATGTTATAGAATGCATGCCATCAAAAGTTTATGGAAATTCAATAACATTAGATAATAATTCTTTTGTAAGAAAACTAGATAATGATGAATCAATACCAACTATTTCTCAAATTAGAACGAAAATCAATGATGTTAAAGTTGATGGAAATTATTGTATAGAAGCCATTGTCTTAAAAGTTCCAGAAAGACGAGAAGTTCAAACAAAGTCTGGCGAATCAATATTACTCTCAGAGATGTTTGTAGAAGATGACACAGGCCAAATTTGGGTTAAAGGATGGAGAAATCAAGCAAGACTAGTTGATAAATGTGAATTAGGAGAGATTGTTTCAATTACTGGATTAAATTCAAAAGCTGGTCTTGAAGGAAGAATTGAACTTTTTTTGACACCTTTTTCAAAAATTACTAAGAAAAATTAA